The following are from one region of the Poecilia reticulata strain Guanapo linkage group LG7, Guppy_female_1.0+MT, whole genome shotgun sequence genome:
- the vwa1 gene encoding von Willebrand factor A domain-containing protein 1 yields the protein MDSHMLTWMMMMMMMMMMVVCSQNSAPEGVLNCCEGDVLFLLDSSGSVTSYEHARMLSFLSELLLPFSLGRDQVRVGLLQVGTKPRLEFGFNRHSTQSGLQGALTNIRPLRGDTNTVDALKMAKERVLRPGTSDGAREGLPKVLVWLTDGVKPGDVIGPMAELREEGVAVLVVSTGHSNYKVLREVVTPPVENHLHFVDIDDMGIITKDLRDAIIEIIKAERLHVRDVSTNSASLHWRPVLSGLSGHYEIRFGEVSTGGGGGGGGGGGSGTSPSTGGSQYQRLIQSAQLNSIRLTDLKPDTTYSVSLIPESNEITFNTLSTTFTTKPVVESPAVVTVSESGETSVRVSWGPLQPDTVTSYYIEYSALPRGNLQTVTVGRTQNSTLLRNLQPGTIYLVTVTARHASGKQKSMSVKVCTQEVTPALDDLQLTTVGSASVQADWRSSAAGLRGYWLTWEGQQSSAANQRSSLYLPPNSLSTRLTHLPPYARVCVSPIYRTARGDGLCCTAQFHSDALGYGFQS from the exons ATGGATAGTCACATGTTAAcatggatgatgatgatgatgatgatgatgatgatggtggtgtgTTCGCAGAACTCCGCACCTGAAGGAG tgCTGAACTGCTGCGAGGGTGACGTCCTCTTTCTGCTGGACTCCTCAGGGAGTGTGACGTCCTACGAGCACGCCCGCATGCTCTCCTTCCTGTCGGAGCTCCTGCTCCCTTTTTCTCTGGGAAGGGATCAAGTGAGAGTGGGGCTGCTGCAGGTGGGTACCAAGCCACGCCTGGAGTTTGGCTTTAACAGACACAGTACCCAAAGTGGCCTCCAGGGGGCTTTGACAAACATCCGACCCCTGAGGGGGGACACCAACACGGTGGATGCTCTCAAAATGGCCAAGGAGCGGGTGCTGCGCCCCGGGACGTCCGACGGGGCAAGGGAAGGACTGCCCAAAGTGCTAGTGTGGTTGACTGATGGGGTGAAGCCGGGGGACGTGATTGGACCGATGGCTGAGCTGCGGGAGGAGGGTGTGGCGGTGCTGGTGGTCTCAACAGGGCACAGCAATTACAAGGTGCTGAGGGAGGTCGTGACCCCTCCTGTGGAAAATCACCTGCACTTTGTGGACATCGATGACATGGGCATCATCACCAAAGACCTGCGCGATGCCATTATTG AGATAATAAAAGCTGAGCGCCTTCATGTACGAGACGTGTCCACCAACTCGGCCTCTCTCCATTGGAGGCCCGTTCTGTCTGGTCTATCGGGCCACTACGAGATTCGCTTTGGTGAAGTTTCAActggaggcggcggcggcggcggtggcggcggcggATCAGGGACCAGTCCGAGCACCGGTGGAAGCCAGTACCAGAGACTGATCCAGTCCGCGCAGCTGAACAGCATCAGACTGACTGACCTAAAGCCAGACACCACCTATTCTGTCAGCCTGATTCCAGAGTCCAACGAAATAACATTTAACACACTCTCCACCACATTCACAACAAAGCCAG TGGTTGAGAGTCCAGCTGTTGTAACAGTTTCTGAGTCTGGGGAGACCAGTGTTCGGGTGAGCTGGGGCCCTCTTCAGCCAGACACTGTCACGAGTTACTACATTGAGTACTCCGCCCTGCCCAGGGGCAATCTCCAGACCGTCACAGTGGGCCGAACACAGAACTCCACCCTGCTGAGAAATCTCCAGCCAGGGACAATATACCTGGTCACAGTGACTGCCCGGCATGCCTCAGGAAAGCAGAAATCAATGTCAGTTAAAGTTTGCACTCAAGAAG TGACTCCGGCCCTGGATGACCTCCAGCTCACCACCGTGGGAAGTGCTTCAGTGCAGGCGGACTGGAGGAGCAGCGCGGCTGGTCTGAGGGGCTACTGGCTCACCTGGGAGGGGCAGCAAAGTTCAGCTGCCAACCAACGCTCCTCCCTTTACCTTCCACCCAATTCTCTGTCGACGCGCCTCACACACCTCCCCCCTTATGCTAGAGTTTGTGTGTCTCCCATTTACCGAACGGCAAGGGGGGATGGACTGTGTTGCACAGCACAGTTTCACTCAG ATGCTCTGGGATATGGCTTCCAGTCATAG